The genomic DNA CGGACGCAGCGCGAGATAGCCCTCCCGGACCGTCGGGGGCACCTGCTCAGGGAAGTCGTCCCAGCGGCAATCGTAAGGGTCTACGGGTAGCCTCACCGCTGCCTCGCCCCGCTTCGACTTCGCCAGCATAGCTCCCAGGACGAAGCCGCCCAGGATGACGAGGCCGGGCCTCACCGCCTTCGCTTTCGCTTCCTCGCCGGACGCACCTTCCGAGGGCGAGCCGGGGGCCGGGAAGCTGGCTGAAGGGCACGTCGAAGGTGGTGCCCTCGCGGTACTGCTCAGGGAGGAAGTGTCTGACAAAGACCCTCCCTGTCGGCGTAATACGAACGGTGCTCGTCCCTGGTATGGGTCGTGAGTACCCCTTCCGGGTCCGCCTGATTATCCGGTCCACCTCCACGAGTCCCAGCTTCTTGAGGGACTTCAGGGCCTTCTTCTGGCGAGCCGAGAACTTCGACACGTCAGGTTGCTCGGGCCCCTTGGAAGGGATGCGGGTGCGTGCGCCTGTCTTCCTCTCGGCTTCCGGGCGGTGCTGAGTATTGTCGTAGAACCCAACCATCGCCAGGATACCTGCCTCGGCCTCGTCCAAGAGCATGTTCGAACGTCCTGCGTTCTGGAACGCGCGCTCGATGATGTCCTTCTTCTGGTCGAGGCGAGTCTGCGGAGGCTTGGGACGCTGTTTCCCCGTAATCGGCTTCGGGGTGACTCTGGGCTCTCGGGGCTCGATCACCTCTTCCGGTGCCAAGAGTGGGAGTTCCTGTTGTTTTGGTCTCTTGGCCAGGGCTGCGGCCACCGGGATACCGAGGTCTGTCAGGCTTACCCGCCAGCGTCCCTCACGAGAGTCGATACTCAGCAGCCCCTTCTTCTCCAGGGCCACGAAGCTCGTCTTGTCCCCACGGCTCCCGGCCTCCCCCGGTGAAGGGTGGGCTCGGTGCAGGACGACAAGGATGTCTCGCTGCTTCGGTGTGAGCGTGATGTCCATCAGTCCCCTAGGATCTCCCTTCGGAACTCAGCGTCCTCAGAGCGCCATGAGTGCCCCTGTGGGGTCCACCATTCAATACCTCGGACCGAACCTCCGGGGAGGACGTCCTTGGACCACCCGGACCTCCCCTCTTCCCAGGGCACCCTCCCTTCAAAGAGAAGCTCCTCCAGATTGGCTGCGTTGAAGTCCTCCCGTTCATCATCAGCCCACAGGTAGGCTTCTTTGCTCCAGTAAGGGTACCCTACCTCGCGAGCATCTCTGTCTCCGACGAACTCTCGGACAGGTTGGATCTCCAGAAGCTCCACATTGCCTCCGTCATCCATCCGAGCAAGCGTCACGCCGTAGGTAGACGCACCTACGTCCCCGGAAACCTGATACCATACATCTACTTTTTCAAAGATATTCATCAGTCTACGATGCCTCGCTCGTTGATGTAAGGGGCTCCGCGGCGGTGCTCGATGCCGTAAGGGACTTCGAAGCGGCTGCCTAGGAGCACTGGCCCCCCCGCGGGTTTGAGGCACTCGGTCGTGGTACAGACCCACATGAACGGCGTGTAGACCGTCATGGGGTTGCCGTCGAGGTCGAGTAGCTCCAGGTCGATGAGACGTCCTAGAGCGATCATGTCCGACGGGTTGGCGACCTTGACCGTCCGGTGGGTCGCGTCCTTCGAAGCTCGTTCCGGGACCTCTAGTAAGAAGGGCCCACGGCCTCCGATCCGCTTGAAATCGTGACGCCAGATGGCGGGCACTCCGTCCTTCACGGTCACGTACGAACACGCCACGCACTCAGCGACCGGAACCGCCTTCTGTTGGTCCAGAATGAGAATGTCCTCGGTCTGGATGGGCGGCGTGCCCCAATGTAGGGCCTCGTACGCCTCGTCGGCTACCGAGATGCCCGCTCTACGCTGGAGCGACTTGGAGAGCTTCTTCTTGCGTCGTGTTGCCATCAGAGTCTTTTGGTGAATTCAGGGAATACTTGACGAAGGGCCATCTCTGTGTACTCGCCCTTGGCGCTGACGATTCCCTTGAGCCGGTCTTTGGACTCACCTGTGCTTGTGATCAAGCCCCTTCGAACGAGAGCTTGGAAAGTCTGAGTTGCTCCAGGCTCTCTCTCGACATAGCCCTCACGGAATTCCTTGCCGGTGTTCGTTGCCTTGGCGAAGAGCATCAGCATGAAAATCTGGGGCTCCGAAAGCTCGACCCGCCCATACCTCGGTAAATCGAGCAAGACACTCCCCTGGTCCGTGACATCGAAGGTTCCGGTCAGTTCTCGTCGAGCACGCCGTCGGCGGGTGGTTCTTCTTCGTGTTGCCATCAGGCTACCTCGTCAATGATGTCGCCCGTCACTCCGTCAATGACGAAATCTCCTGTCGGAGGTAGCGCGTCCTCAATCTCGGCCACGTACTCGACGAACTCGCCAAGAGTGCCATCAGGCTCCTGGGCCACGACCGTGATGATGTCGTCCACGCGCCCGACCAAGAGGCGGGCCCCTCGGTTCAAAGCGCCCTCCAGGCGTCCTAGGACCTCGTCAGGCAACCCGCGGGTGTCCTGAACGATCTGAAGACAGACGTAGCCCTCAGGCGTACGTCGGGCTTCCTGGAGCTTCGCAACGGCGTACCCGGTGCTGGCGACGAGAAAGTAATTGAAGAGCTTGCCGATCATGAGTCGTACCGTCTGCGGCGGGTGTATGTGGAGTCTGTCTCCAGAATGACCTCTCCCTCATCGTCGAGGTCGAAGCCCGGTGTGTCAAACCCCGATTCCTCGTAAAACGAGTCAAGCTCGGCGATTGCCGCTTCGGGGTCCATCTCTTCGTAGGCCACCTTCTTGTAGACCTCGCACGGAGTGCTGGCGAGGATCGCTGCGGCGTTGGAGACAGTGATGGGGGCCTTCTGGTCTTTGCGTCTGGTCTTTCCATCGACCTTACGCCAGCGCCAGTCTGCTACCGCCTGCCCTGCGGCAGCACAGTCGTTGACCTCGGGGTAGTTCGACTGAATCGAGACGTCCCGCATATCCCGCCCGCGGCGAGTCGGGGACTTGGCCGTGAACTCGGTCCGTGTGCGGCCCATGGAGATGGTGTAAGGAGCATCAGACTGGGCGAACTCATCAGGGGACGTTTCCTCGACCTTTACCCAGACACTCCCGTCCTTATCGACGATGGCCTCGTAGGCGTCGCCTCGCTCGTCAATAAGCGTAGCGACGCTGTTCCCCTGCCCCGCAAATACGAGGGTGTCTTGTCCGACGCCTACCACCGCCGCCCCAACAGGAGCGTGGGGCGGGAGGTCATCAGCAGAGGTCACGGTGTGGAACGCGTTATCTGCACGCGCGCCGCGGTCTGACTTGAGGATCATGTACGCGGCACCAGCCACTAGCCAGGGGGTCAGGTTCACTTCTTTCCTCCCAAGAGCAATGCGGCGGCTGCAATACCAGCGACAGCGAGTCCGACGCCCCTGCCTGTGTCTCCGTCTCCTGGCTCGCCTTCAACCTCGTCACCTGCCTCCGGGACAATGTCCCCAGGGGGGTTATAGGCTGGCGGGGGGACATAGGTGACATCCGGCTCGGGATCGGTCGCCGGCCCAGGATTCCAATCCAAAGTCGGGGGGTCGAAAGCCCCCTCGGTCCACCAGGAGAGGTCGATAGCGTTGCCAATTCCCAGGATTCGGCGAGCCGTCTCGCTGCCCAGGTCCTGCAACGTCCTAAGTGCAACGTCTCCGCGAAGGAGACTGCCCCCTACTCCCGTAGAGAAGTCCGGTGCGTAGACCGCGACGCCTTCGACTCGGTGCTGCCGGAGGCCGACGCCTGCCGCCTGAAGATCCTCGCCCGTTGGGACACCTGCGATAGGCCCTTGGGTCCCTGGGCGGTACCACTGGTCACCTACGAAGTGGCGGAAATTCTGGGAGATATCACGCGGGCTCACGAGGCCCCCAAAGAACTCAGTCCCGTACCCCCACCGACCTCGGTTGCCTCCTGCTAGCCACATGCCTGTGAATCGGTGGGTTCCCCAGAACGCTGACTCCGGTGGAAGAAGGTCCAGTTCCGTAATGCTCGGGATCTGCGTCGAGCACCACCGGATGTGTAGGCCGTCCTGCCCGTTGAGGACAAGGTTTCGCCAGTACAGCGGTAGGTAGGTGACGTAGCGCTGTCCGTCCGGGTAACGGGCTACTAGGAGATAGCCTCCTACCATGTCTCGCCATCTCTCGGAGTCGATGTGAGGCCCTAGGACCCACGCCTTCTCGGGAGTGCGGTAGATGTCCCCCGTGTAATCGTTCCGCGCCCGCGCATCGGGGGAGGTGACGATCTCGGTCCAGTCCTGGAGAAGCGTCGGTCCAGAACGGAACTTGTCCGCAGAGATGCGGTCGCGCTCAGCCGCGGTTAGCCCGCCTTGGGCGTCCATGACGAGGCCCGAAGGGTCAGGATGGATCTGCCAAATGGCAACCTGAACGCGCTCTGCCCTGAATGCTTCAATCTCGGAAATGTTATCGACGAGGCTCATGGTCCTACTTGTTGAGGAGGTAAATGGCACCGAGGCCAGCAGCAACTGCGAGGCCAGTTCCTGCGGCGGAGCCGGATTCCCCGGAACCGCCGTAGCCGCCGTCTCCGCCTGGGGTGCTCTCCGACCAATCGGGCGACTGCTGGTCAGCCGCGTCAAAGATGGGGAAGTTGGTGGGAAGACCCGCCTGATACCGCATCAGGCCGTCGTCGAAGGTCCCGAAGGGGGCTCCGAAGTAGGTCTCCACTGGGCGGACTGCTGACTCGCGGTCCACACCAAAGGTCTCCTGGAAGCCCCACCAGAAACGGTTGACGTCGATGGGCAGGGCGTTCTGGGTCTGGTGCAGACCGCCCATCCTTCCGTTCTCGACAGATACCGTTCTCACAGCCTCGCGGCGACCGGGGTCGTAGCGTTGCTTCACCGTCGAGATGCGGAGTGTGATGACCTGAGCCATGACCGAGAGGGTCAGTCCGAGCTTGAACTCTCGGAGACGTGCGCCGGAGGCTGCACAGTGCCCTCCTGCGATGCACGCGTTGCTGATATCGTTCACCATGCGGATGAGCATGTCGATCTGCTCGCTGCCCTCTTGGACGATGCGGAGCGTCGGTGTCACCTGCGTGCCGCAGGTATAGTTGATGCCCTTCGTGTACCGGCAGCCGTCCATGAAGCCAAACGAACTGCGAGCGAATCCGATTTCCGTGTATTCGCGCGAACCGAAGCCCCAGTTGTACATGCTCTTCAGGGTCGGGCCACTCGATGTCTGCACCACGTTCAGGTGGTTCTGGTACGAGGTAGTCCGTACAGCACATCTCCATGGGCCCCTGCTCGGGGTCCCGCGAGTCGCGCCGTAGTTGCCTGACGTGATGGTGACGAACTCCTGAATCCGCTGGTAGAGCCAGATGTTCTGGAGAGCCGCGTCCAGGGAGCTTCGAGGGTCCCCGCAAATCTCCTGGCAGAATACCTTGAGACGCTGGTTGGCGTTGAGGGACTCCCGCTCAGCCTCGCGACTCTTCCGACGCGAGCGGAACACTGCTGTCAGTGTGCAAGCAATGGCGACGGCGGCTGCAACCACGACGTTGACGACCGGGATTGCCGCAGTTGCTGCCGCAGCCGTGATGGCTCCCGTGGTCGAGAGTGCTCCAACGGTCGATGAGGCGATGGCCGCCGTTGAGCCATAAATGGCTAGTCCCGACTTAGCGACCCTGCCCGCTGCGTTGTTGCCCGTATAGTTGGCGTAGATGCCCGCGCCTGTGACGACACCGTTCTGGATGAGAGTAGGGGCAGACTCAGTGCCCGAGAGCCCTGCGGCCTGCTGCTCTTCCCGGATGTCTCGGATGTTCTGGATCCCCGTGATCCCCTCGGAAAAGAGACGGTCGCCTCCATTGGCAGTCGAGCCTCCGTAGCCGACCTCTTGACCGAACTCGTACATCGCCTCGTTGACCGCTGCCACTTCGTCGATGAATTTGCCGCTGTTCGTGGTCGATTCCCCAGAAGCGGCACGGGCGTCAACCCCCGCCTCCCCCGTCAGGTACTTGAGCGCGCCCGTCTTGGTTGCGCCGCGTGTCGAACCCATCTGACGGGACGCTCCCATCGAAATCGGCACGTAAGGTGCATTCAACGAGTTGGGGGCCCCTACCTGGATGCCGCTCGCCATTCGCGCGCGGAGGGCGAACGGGTCGGTCCCGCTCATTCGGCTGTTGTCGTACATCCCGCCGCTGCCAATGGAGTAGGTCTGCGCCGGGTTGCTGGGGTTATTGGTGAACTTCTGCCACCTCATGAGCGCCGGGTCCCAGATGAACGCAGCTTGTCCAACGGGAACACCCTTCATCTGCACGGGCTTGTTGGGAATCCCCCCGTACGGCTCGTCCTTAGACAACTCGTAGAAGCACTCGTCATCGGCACAGTAGCCGATCGCGTGGACAAAGGAGCCTTGGAAAGGCTCCGTACACACCCCTGCAAAGAAGCCGTTCAATCCCGCGGCTCGGCACAGGGTGGCGAATAGGAGCGCGAGGTCATCGCAGTCACCTACACCGATGCCTCCGAAGCGGAAGTCACCAATGACCAGTCCCGGAGGGAGCGTCGTGTAGGGGCCCTGAAGGATCTCGATACCGGGGCTTTCTTGACCGTACCGGACATTCTCCGTGATCCAGTGAGCGATACGGCTCGGACCGTCTCGGAAGATGTTGTCGGTGTCGCCAATGATGGCCATTGCCAGTCCCCTGATAGGGGCGTCTGCCGCGAAGCGGTAGGCCATCTCATTCGCCGTCTTGACGTGCTCCTCTGGGGTCATCGCGGCGTCGGCGAACTTGTGAGGCATTGATCTCATCGGCTGGCTTCAGGAGAGGGTGTGCAAAGAGCTACAAGAAGGGGGGTCTTTTAACTCCGATTCCTAGTTATCAGCCCCGCTTGATTGTCACAATCCCCCTTCCCTCCCGTTTCCACCTAGTCAGAGGTCGGTTGCCCCTAGATGGGCTCCAAAGTTAGTCCCTGGACACGTCCTTCGTCCTCTTCTTCGGAGCCGCTCGGACCACTGCTGCTGCTGCCGCCTCCCCCTCCTGTCAGGAGCCCTCCCCCCAAGAGATTGGGTAGGAGCCCTTCTACGAGTTTGTCGAGGGAAGACTTCTTCTCCTCCGGCTCTGGAGTCTCTGGCTCTGGCATCCCCAAACGGTCGCGCATTAAAGCGTTGGGGTCGGCCCCTATCTCCTTCGCGAGCGGGAGGATGGCCTTCAAGTCCTTGATCTCCTGCGAGAGCCCGCCCTCGGCATCCTCCGGCTTGAGCATCTGGGCAAGGATAGTCACCTCGTTGACCTTGGACTCCAGCATACGATTTTGGTCCTTGAGGTCGTCCCGCTCGTCCCGGATGTCCTCCAGCTTCTCTTCCAGGCGTTCCAGCTTCTGCCGGTGCTCGCTTGTGAGTCGCCGCTCTTCTGTCTCCCAACGGGTACGAGTATCCCGCTCCAGGTCCTCGTACCGCTCGCGTAGGCGGGTGCGGTCGCGCTCCAACTCCGAACGGAGCGCCTCCTTGTCCTGATAGGTCTCGTTGCGGAGGCGGTCGTACTGTGTCTGGGCTATGTCGTACTTCTCACGCCATGTCTGAGCATCCGCTTGGGCCTGCTTGACCTGGGCCGTGAGAGTGGTGGACAGGATGCTCTGTTGCATCTGGCTGTAGTGTTCTGTCGAGGCGTTGCGGTCGTCGAACACCCCTTGGAGCTTGTCGAGCATGGTGGTGCTCTGGTCCCGCAGACTCTCAACTTGCGCGCGGGACTCCTCCTCGATACGTGCGGCACGCTCCTCAGCTAGCCGGATACGTTCTTCCGCGGCCTCCTCCGCGATACGGACCCGCTCTTCCGCCGACTCCTCCCGCTCTTCCAGACGCTCCTCGTAGATTTCCTCCTGGCGACGGAGCATAGCGTCTCGCTCTCGGGCAACTTGCCTCTGGCGCTCGGCGTCGTGCTCCAAGAGCTTGGCGGGCATTGCGCCACCTGCCTCCTCTGTACCGCTGCTGCGGTAGTGCGACGTACGTGCGAGCAGCCCTGCCATCGCGCGTCCTGGCATCGCGGCCACAATCTCCCCTCTGCTCGGGAGGTAGTTACCTCGCTCGTCGATGCCAATGACCTCGAATTCCCCGGAATGGCCGTTGGCCCGAAGCTGTCGCTTCACGTCCTCCTCCGTCTCGTACCCGTAGAAGCGGTCGATCTTACGGTCGCCCTGCCGGATCTCAATCCGATGGACTTCGTCGTAGTCGTACCATGAGAGGATGGGGTGTTGGTGATTCTCGCCTCGGCTCATGCGTCTAACCTGGGGGTTTGCTGGTTAAATCCACAGAATAGCACAGGAAATAGCACCTGCTCAACTGCTCCGGGAACTCGGATTGTCAGGAATCAGTTTACATTTCTGGCAACCCATGTCAATCTCTCCCGACAACTTCCTCCCCCCAGAACGAGGCCCTAGGGCAATGGCAACAAAGATGACACCTGACCAGCAGGAAGCCTATTTCCAAGCTGAGATGCAGCGCGTCGCAGCCCTTATCGGCGCGGCGCTGCGTGACTGCTGGAATTGGCACGTGGAGCAGTACCTGGACGACCAGGAAACCTCCTTCACTCCTCCCGACGTCGTCAAGTCTGAGGTGAGCTTCGCCGCTCTAGGCGACTTCGGTGCCAAGCTGGTGCTGAAGCACACTGGTAACCGCATCGTATTCATCCGCGCTTCCGGTGCTCTTACCGGTTGGTTGCCTGAGACTATGATGTTCCTTGTCCCCCCGGAGAAGATCCCCACATGGAAGAGTGCCATCCTTACCGAACTCGGTGAAACCGGGCAGGAACTCTTCGCGGACTGGAACGACATCCAACAGCAGAAGAGAGGCGGCGCGGAGGACTCGGAAATGGCTGCGTTAGAGGACGTATCGGGCGTCTCGCTTGAGCCTTTGGACGACTTCCCTGTGGTCGAGGTCGCTCCTCGGCGCGCGTATGAACCTGCTGCTGCTGCTGCTGACGTCGAGGGGTCTGATGCGTAGGCTAAACCCCATCCTGTTGGACGTTCTCTACAGGGTCGGAGCCTACCCGTTCGATGACATCCAACTGGAGCCTAACGACAGTCGTCCAGCGAACGTCTGGGTGATCACGAAGACCCCGCTCCCTGTCTTCATCGCAATTCACGGGAATGGGACTTCTGTAAGCGCGCTTGTCGCTGAGCTTCACCGCATTCAGAAGTCCCTCGACAAGCATCACGGCATTGAGCCTTCGGGCTGCTGGGCTTGGTGGATTGTCGCGCACTGCGAGAACACACACTCGCGCATTATCTCGCGCGAAATGCGGGACATGAACCCGAAAGAAATCGCAGTCGGTCTGAACTCCTACGCCTTCATCCCGTGGTTCGACCCCCCGGACGATGCTGACAGCATCTACGAGCCTGGGGCTAAGTTCTCGACAGAGCTACTCCCCGCCTCCGAACTGGAGATGGACGACGAGGGGCTCTATACCTCTCGCGATTGGGAGGACGCCATCGAGGACCCCGATGCCATGGATGCAAGGTTCGCGAAGTCCCTGGGTCTCGACATCGAGGAACATGGCGATGGGGCCAGCTTCGACAACGATATCCCAGTGTTCGACGAGGACGAAGACGGCGAGCTAGGCTTTGATGGTGCTGATGATGGCGAT from Actinomycetes bacterium includes the following:
- a CDS encoding transglutaminase domain-containing protein, yielding MRSMPHKFADAAMTPEEHVKTANEMAYRFAADAPIRGLAMAIIGDTDNIFRDGPSRIAHWITENVRYGQESPGIEILQGPYTTLPPGLVIGDFRFGGIGVGDCDDLALLFATLCRAAGLNGFFAGVCTEPFQGSFVHAIGYCADDECFYELSKDEPYGGIPNKPVQMKGVPVGQAAFIWDPALMRWQKFTNNPSNPAQTYSIGSGGMYDNSRMSGTDPFALRARMASGIQVGAPNSLNAPYVPISMGASRQMGSTRGATKTGALKYLTGEAGVDARAASGESTTNSGKFIDEVAAVNEAMYEFGQEVGYGGSTANGGDRLFSEGITGIQNIRDIREEQQAAGLSGTESAPTLIQNGVVTGAGIYANYTGNNAAGRVAKSGLAIYGSTAAIASSTVGALSTTGAITAAAATAAIPVVNVVVAAAVAIACTLTAVFRSRRKSREAERESLNANQRLKVFCQEICGDPRSSLDAALQNIWLYQRIQEFVTITSGNYGATRGTPSRGPWRCAVRTTSYQNHLNVVQTSSGPTLKSMYNWGFGSREYTEIGFARSSFGFMDGCRYTKGINYTCGTQVTPTLRIVQEGSEQIDMLIRMVNDISNACIAGGHCAASGARLREFKLGLTLSVMAQVITLRISTVKQRYDPGRREAVRTVSVENGRMGGLHQTQNALPIDVNRFWWGFQETFGVDRESAVRPVETYFGAPFGTFDDGLMRYQAGLPTNFPIFDAADQQSPDWSESTPGGDGGYGGSGESGSAAGTGLAVAAGLGAIYLLNK